Proteins from a genomic interval of Rosa chinensis cultivar Old Blush chromosome 2, RchiOBHm-V2, whole genome shotgun sequence:
- the LOC112184537 gene encoding probable potassium transporter 17: MALLYCCLNSLMLHDCYARWKAAAGRWAETLLVAYETLGVVFGGLVTSPLYVYSFIPLKSPTVDDYLGIYSIMFWTLTLIGVVKYATIALRADDDGEGGTFSLYSLLCRSMNITETLSSRPSNPKSSSLPRSIYDDTQNQTSMVKVFKESIVARRLLLFIAMLGMCMLIGDGILTPAISVWSAIDGIRAPFPSVSSSVVKVLSTAVLVILFMVQKFGTSRVSFMFSPIMGAWSLSIMLVGIYSIIRHYPSIFKAVLPHYIFRFFWRNGKEGWLTLGGTVLCITGSEALFADLGHFNRSTIQIAFLFAIYPCLVVTYAGQTAYLINNQNDHNAEFYNFIPSVIYWPMFVVSTLAAIVASQSLISAAFSVIKQAVQLDYFPRVKVVRTSLSKEGEVYSPEVNYILMILSVAVILIFGDGKDMGNAYGVVVSLVMLITTILLTLVMIIIWRTPPVLVALYFSVFFVIEGVYVSAVFNKIAEGGWIPFAISFILAFIMFGWYYGRQRKVTYELTNKITLDGLGVLLSDPSVQRVPGFCFFYTNIQDGLTPVFEHYVKTMKSLHQVTAFTTLRYRLVPKVAPHERILFCKIGQQKGVYGCVIQYGYADLLNLEGDDFVSHVTNSLRAHIQDSSAGRLPSDPAEIQQKLSNLDAAQIQQELSNLDDPAEIQQELSNLEEAISAGIVHVRGKTRFHIGKSCGWFDKIMLAFYEVLHSNCRSALPALGVPLPQCIEVGMLYEA, translated from the exons ATGGCCCTGCTGTATTGCTGCCTGAATAGCCTGATGCTCCATGATTGTTATGCACGG TGGAAAGCTGCAGCTGGTAGATGGGCTGAGACACTACTAGTTGCGTACGAGACACTGGGAGTAGTGTTTGGGGGACTTGTGACATCGCCACTCTATGTTTACTCTTTTATACCACTCAAATCTCCCACTGTAGATGACTACTTGGGCATCTACAGCATCATGTTTTGGACCCTTACTCTCATTGGAGTCGTCAAATATGCCACCATTGCTCTTAGAGCGGATGATGATGGTGAAG GTGGAACTTTCTCCCTATATTCATTACTTTGCAGGAGTATGAATATCACTGAAACTCTTTCCTCGAGACCTTCAAATCCAAAGTCATCAAGTCTTCCACGCTCTATCTATGATGACACTCAAAATCAGACTAGCATGGTAAAAGTTTTCAAGGAAAGTATAGTTGCCAGAAGGTTATTGCTTTTTATTGCTATGTTGGGCATGTGCATGCTTATTGGAGATGGTATTCTCACTCCTGCAATATCTG TTTGGTCTGCAATAGATGGAATAAGAGCACCTTTTCCATCTGTTAGTTCTT CTGTGGTGAAAGTGCTTTCTACAGCTGTGCTTGTCATTCTTTTCATGGTACAGAAATTTGGTACATCTCGAGTGAGCTTCATGTTTTCCCCGATTATGGGTGCATGGAGTTTGAGTATCATGCTTGTTGGAATATATAGCATCATTCGACACTACCCGAGCATATTTAAGGCTGTATTACCGCATTATATCTTCCGCTTCTTTTGGAGAAACGGCAAGGAAGGCTGGCTGACGCTTGGTGGCACCGTCCTTTGCATAACAGGCTCGGAGGCATTGTTTGCTGATCTTGGTCATTTCAACCGAAGCACTATTCAG ATAGCTTTCTTGTTTGCAATCTACCCTTGTCTAGTAGTGACATATGCGGGGCAGACAGCATACCTAATCAATAATCAAAATGATCATAATGCTGAGTTTTATAACTTCATACCAAGTGTAATCTACTGGCCCATGTTTGTTGTATCCACATTGGCTGCCATTGTTGCCAGCCAGTCTTTGATTTCAGCCGCGTTTTCTGTAATCAAGCAAGCTGTACAACTTGATTATTTCCCTCGAGTGAAGGTTGTGCGCACATCCCtgagcaaagaaggagaggtTTACTCCCCTGAAGTCAACTACATTCTCATGATTCTCTCTGTTGCTGTCATACTTATATTTGGAGATGGAAAAGACATGGGGAACGCATATG GTGTTGTTGTCAGTTTGGTCATGCTCATCACCACAATATTACTGACACTGGTAATGATCATAATATGGAGAACACCACCAGTGCTGGTGGCGCTTTACTTCTCTGTCTTCTTCGTAATTGAAGGTGTTTATGTGAGTGCAGTCTTCAACAAGATCGCTGAAGGTGGATGGATTCCTTTTGCCATATCCTTTATCCTTGCCTTCATTATGTTTGGTTGGTACTATGGGAGACAGAGAAAGGTAACATATGAATTGACTAATAAAATAACCTTGGACGGACTTGGAGTGCTACTATCTGATCCCAGTGTTCAAAGGGTTCCTGGATTCTGCTTCTTTTACACTAACATTCAAGATGGGCTCACTCCTGTTTTTGAACACTATGTTAAGACAATGAAATCCCTTCACCAGGTCACCGCGTTCACTACTCTTCGATATCGTTTGGTTCCTAAGGTTGCTCCTCATGAGAGGATTCTTTTCTGTAAAATTGGCCAGCAGAAAGGGGTTTATGGCTGCGTTATTCAATATGGCTACGCAGATCTCCTAAACCTTGAAGGAGATGATTTTGTTAGTCATGTTACAAATAGTTTGAGGGCACACATACAGGACAGCTCAGCTGGCCGTTTGCCATCTGATCCTGCAGAGATTCAACAAAAGTTATCTAATTTGGATGCTGCACAGATTCAACAAGAGCTATCTAATTTGGATGATCCTGCAGAGATTCAACAAGAGTTGTCTAATTTGGAAGAAGCAATCAGTGCCGGAATTGTTCATGTTCGAGGAAAGACGAGGTTTCATATTGGCAAGAGTTGTGGCTGGTTTGATAAGATTATGCTAGCATTTTATGAAGTTCTGCACAGTAATTGTAGGTCTGCTCTTCCTGCCCTCGGGGTGCCTCTGCCTCAGTGTATTGAGGTTGGAATGCTTTATGAGGCTTGA